From the Bacillus rossius redtenbacheri isolate Brsri chromosome 12, Brsri_v3, whole genome shotgun sequence genome, the window TTGGGACCTTTttgaactataaaaaaattaatgtgaatgaactttgaaaacaaatattttattgttttaaatgatGTCTGCCTCTTGATGTTGAGTCATTTGTTCAACAGGTTAGTTTGATTATATATAAAAAGCTCCCATATGTCTTGAAATGCAGTGCATGGCCATTTAGGGATTTATGTCATTTGTGTTAAATATTAGAATGTTAGAAttcgaaaaattaattattaatatacatcTCGGAGGATGTGACTATTTTATGTAGATGATATTTTAGGGTGATTGTGTAGTTCCTCATAGTTTATGCCAACATTAACATAAACTGGAATCTACTGAAATGTAagggtagaaaaaaaaaagatacaatacCTCCGTACAACCTCTCTATGGAAAATGCCACCTGGCTTTCATCTGACTTCTGCTCGAGGATGCTGTCGTTGAAAACTCTGAAGTTCCCGGCCACGGTCTGGAGGTCCGGGTCCTCAGCGTCGACGATGGACGTGACCCAAGCCTCGTGGTTGGCGACCCACAGGGTGCCGCTTCGGGCCAGGTCCGGGACCGTGTCTACTGGCGGCGCGTACCTGGGGGCGTGCTGGACTCCTTGGACCTACGTCACTGCTGGTTCGAAACTCAACACTTGACACAACACCTGATGAACAAGCCAATGTCATCTGTCTGGACaagaattccgtagaaggaacTGACTGTCAGAAAAAAAGTTGTGTTTGTCCAAGAAATGGTTTTAAATCAATTTTCCTCTATGCAATAATCTTTTGACGAACGTACATTGGAAATGATTCTAATGATGTACTGTGAGTAAACTATGTTTTAGCTTTGAAATGCAAGATTAAGAAAAaaatcacttttcatttttaatgaCTGTAATATGCTATGTTCGTCACAGAAAATATGAGAAATATACTATACAGTGTTTCACAACCAAGTAAAGATGACAAAATCTGATTTGTCTGGCAGCTGAAACatctacacatttaaaaattacatttgtgtTAGAAACACATGATGTAACCTTTTCTGCATGTTGCTTCGATGAGAACTTTATAGATTGTTTCACAGAACATTAATACTAGGATTAacaatacaatttaattttttggacCCATCAACAAGAAGATAAGAGTCTACATGTTAAATTCTTGTCTGTGTTTTGTGTTCCGGCTACAGATATAGTTTTGAAAATAACCTGATATTCGTAAAGTCAGCACCCCAATTGATTTAAACTCTGGCTATGCAGTGCTAGTTTCTAAACATGgtcattttatgtttatattaatattatgaaaaatatatttttaattttttattgaaataatgtatCATAAGGCATCTAGAGACAATACCTTGGTAATGTCAGCACGGATGAGAGTCCAGCATTGTAAGATGATGAGATGAGCAGGTACATGAATCCCAGCCAGAGTGTCAAATGTCTTATTGGAAAATTCCGAAAATCTTCTCTTGGAATCTGTAATACAAGCAGCCCCACTGTGCGCAGAGCACAGTCGGTGAATGTGTTGAAACGTCCGGGTGTTGCAATTCCTGGAACAGTGCAGTCGTAAGCACAGCTGTGCTACCAAGAATGTATTGTGGAACGGGCTATGTCTGATTAGGGTTTCGAGTTTTGATTATTTCTGGGGAAGCTGTTATTTCATACAGAAAATGGATTTAAACATCAAAAAATGAAGGGAATAAATTTGCCTTAAATTAATtgagaatattaaatattttttatctaagaACATGTTAAAGATCTTATACTGTTTACTCAGTATTAGTCTTGTGAATTGACTATTAAATACCTGTATTGAATTTCCtgtgaaaaaaatttgtatttggcaCTATATTGTCATCTCTAAGTttagaaaaacttaaaaaaaaaaaaaaaaaaaaaaaccaattcaaACATACAGTTCTTGGTTCAGAGAACATATCACTATGGTGCTAGCAGGAATCCAGTACTAACGTTCACCACACATTCCGATTATGAGTACATACGTATGCAGCTAACTATTGTTTGACCATGTCATACGTCTAGGTTACAAGTAGGTTTAGCAGGCTGGTATTGGGATGGATGGCTTCCTACTGCTGACGGCACAGTCTCTTTGTAACCACCTCTCCTTCACGAGTTATAAAGCACCCATATGACACTCATATATTCACAAAAGCCATACTTCTAAGGAGCGATGTTCTGTTCAGACCACCCTCCCCCTCAGTTATTTACCCTGGTACACCCTTTCCAATGTATCAGCACCAGCAGCAGTTGCCTGGTCGCACTAGGCATCACAGAGCAGTGGCAGTCAGGGATGGGCAGTACTCACCCAAGCACTCGTCTGTGGCCTTGGCCACGCCGTGGAGCGCGACTGCGGTGACGGCGAGCGATGCGACGACTCCCGCCCACGACTGGCCGCTGAGCGGCAGCACGGGCACCCTCCAGGCGGGCAGCAGCCGCGGCCGTGGCACGAGGCACGTCACGCCCGTCACCGCGTGCGGGTACGTGAAGTCCACGAAGCGGTACACGCTGTGCCACAGGTACATGGCGCTGAAGCCGATCTCCGCTCTGTCCTCCGACACCAGCCCGGCAATGCCGTTGCCTGCGCTGCCAGAAAACAAGTGCATAATATCCCATTACTAAGCATCTAAACACTTAAGGTGGTGGGATTTCTGAGATTATAAATGGCCTCAAATAATTTGAATAAAGTTCTTTTTGGCTTCCGAGTTATCTGTGGAAGAAGTACTTCACAAACTAGGCTTCAACCCAGAACTAATAAACACACAATGGCTCTGGCCGTGAAGCCTACAATCTATATATAATTGGCTTAACACTAAGAGTCAGTATGATAGCCAGTCCTGATCAAATTTCAATATGAAACATCTCTGGCCAGGCTTGTAATTTCATCTGGGAAATACCGCCCATCAAGCAATAATCCTGACCTATATATGATAGTATAGTTGAAGGTCTTGCTGCAAGTTTGGGGCAGGTACATTTCTGGGCAAACAAGATTTGTATGTAAATTAAGTAATGTTTGATAATATAAAACTGTTTCCTATAAGAAAAATACAAATCAATAAAATTATGGCAAAGTATTAAAAGTTTGTGTACTCACACCTTACTTATGATTTATTTTAGAAAGACCTATTTGCATTTTCCCCACAAATTAATAAGAAATGGGGTGTCTCTCTCTTTCTTGGTTCATCTCTTACAAAGATTTTTCTTTTCTCCAAGAAGGTGTTTGCAGAAGTAAAGTAAGAGTCAGGGCAGTTCACCTGTGCCATCTTCTTCCACCTCTCCCCACAAGTTGTCTGGGTCCAACTCCTTCCTCCATGTGCAGTTGAGCTTGCGCGCCAACTCCCTCAGCAGGCGGAACTCCGTGCCATCGTCCACTCCCTGCTGGCCGGAGAACTCCATGACGGAGTAGGGCAGGTAGTCTATGGCCGCGACGGTCAGTGGCCTGCCTCCCAGGTCGACCAGCTTGTCGGGGAACATGTCCCATGCATGCCGCTGCACCTGGGCGGCCACCGGCCACCTCGCCAGCACCCGGGTGCCTGATGGGTCTGGGTGCTTGTACCGGTGTGTGAGGGCCTCTACGACGAGGCCTTCTTGCACCCGATGATGTCTGGGCTCACGTGCCGCCGAGAGAATGAGGTTCCGAGCATTGCAGCGCTCCATCTGGGCCCTCGTGGTGCCATTCACCGACCTCACTCGTGAATCCTCTTTGAAGTTAACATGTGCACGCGAAATGTTTGGTACGCGATTCGTCACTGATAACAGCATTCCGGCCCTTTGCACGTGGTGAGTGGGAAGTTCAACCTGTGCTTGAGCGGTGTGATTTCCTTGATCCGCCTGTCGATAGCAGCCAGCTCTTGGAGTGTTTTCCACGTGTTCAGGGAACACTGGTCTGAGAAGTAGCAGGTCTGGTATGAAGCTTGTTTCATTCATAGAAAAAATGTCACTTTCGTTTGTGTATTCGTTGCGCATGTGAGGCCTTGTAGTGAAAACATCAATAGGAGGTAGGAAAACGAATTTCCTCTCCATTCTCTTCGTGCTACGGCGAAGTAAATCTGCTAACATCGTGAGAATGGCCTTAGGTTTTGCCGTCTGTAAAATATACGACGAACAACCTTCGTTCATGGTATGCAGTATAATTTTCTGGAATGAGTAGTTTGGCGCCCAAATGCTCTGCGTTAGATCGTCGTTGAACCCAAGATATACTGAGTTCCCAAGATCGCCTTTAGGTTCAAGAAAATAATAAACTGGATGTTCTAATTTTTCATGTTTCAGAATTCTATTAGAGCTTTTTTGGGTTACAACGACgatgcaattaaaaaaagtcAAATGCTTCTTCGATATAGAGTTCAACAGTTCTGTAAGAAAATCTTCAATCGGATGTGTACCATTGCAGCAGAATGTGCTTCCTGGAGTTAAAATAATGGTAAATATGAGAACTATAGAGTGGAAagacattaaactttaaaattatacGTACAGTTTGAACAACTGATGATAATTAATCAGAAACTTGTTCAGAGTTATATAAACCTTAGTCTTCCTATTTGAAAGCAGATAGAAAGCTGTTTTATCCTAAGACTTGTAGCCTGTTTTATCTTCACTGTAATTGGTTTCCGAAGAGTGCT encodes:
- the LOC134537227 gene encoding uncharacterized protein LOC134537227, with the protein product MERCNARNLILSAAREPRHHRVQEGLVVEALTHRYKHPDPSGTRVLARWPVAAQVQRHAWDMFPDKLVDLGGRPLTVAAIDYLPYSVMEFSGQQGVDDGTEFRLLRELARKLNCTWRKELDPDNLWGEVEEDGTGNGIAGLVSEDRAEIGFSAMYLWHSVYRFVDFTYPHAVTGVTCLVPRPRLLPAWRVPVLPLSGQSWAGVVASLAVTAVALHGVAKATDECLGIATPGRFNTFTDCALRTVGLLVLQIPREDFRNFPIRHLTLWLGFMYLLISSSYNAGLSSVLTLPRYAPPVDTVPDLARSGTLWVANHEAWVTSIVDAEDPDLQTVAGNFRVFNDSILEQKSDESQVAFSIERLYGGNFAVGDYIRPAAVGRYRLMGQDLYRTYCTTVVRKGSPYARRWNRLVLAVLGAGLWRHWEGEVARRFMSHQVQLAVATSARRASEGPRRLRPEHVGGALLFLALGLALSSLCLLLELLYHCVPPLLARGSKSPPRSAIHIKSSHISHLGGSRKNRR